A window of Aquibium oceanicum genomic DNA:
CGGTCTCAGTCTTCGATTCCTCGATACGGCGGTTGAGGTCATCGGCGGCTTCGCGAAGCTCCACCGCTGCCCGCTCGGCAGCGCCTTTGGCGATGCGACCGAGTTCCCGGGCATAGTCCCCGGCCTTGTCGATTGCCGGACCGGCATCCTCGATCGCCTGTTCGGCTGCGTCGCGGCCTTGCTTGAGCAAGGTGCCAGCACCCTCGGCGATCGACTTCGCGCCGTCTCGAAGCTGGTTGACCGCGCGATCCCGTTCGGCCGCGTCGTCACCTCCGTCCGGGGTGGCCGGGGGCGACGGCTCCGCTGCCGTCGGCGAATCGGCGGTCGGAGGAACGGCGGCTCCATCGGCTTTCTCGTCGCTGCAGGCTGCGAGTGACAGCGCGACAACGCCGGCGAAAATGGACAGAGTGAATGGTCTCATCGTGGCTCCAGGGAACATCCGGCCGGAACGGCCGCGTCCACGGGGGAATGCTCGTGCGGCGAGCGGGTTCCGCCGGGGGGGCAGCGGAGCGCCACGCTCCTGATGCTCTCGCCCTCATGCATCAGATGGTGGGAAACAGCATTCTTCTCCTCCGGACCGCCACCCGCGTGGCGGTCCTCAAGCACGGCCGGACCGGGCCGACGGCTACTTCAACTCGTCGACCGTGTTGATCACCGATCCCAGAAGACCGTAGGCGAGCGCTTCCTCGGTGGTGAGCCAGAAATCGCGATGGATATCCTTCATGATCTTTTCCGGCGGCTGGCCGGTCGCGGTGCCGAAGAGCTTGGCGAAGCGCTCGCGCATGCGGATGACCTGTTCGGCCTGGATGGCGATGTCGGACGCCGAGCCGCGCACGCCGCCGCTCGGTTCGTGAAGAAGAAAGCGCGTGTTCGGCAGGCAGTAGCGGTTCTCGAGCTTGGCACCGACGAAGATCAGCGCGCCCGCGCTGGCCACCCAGCCGCTGCCGATCGTGCGCACGGTCGGGCGGATGAACTTGATGATGTCGTGGACCATGTCGCCCGATTCGACGTGTCCGCCGGGCGAGGAGATGAACATGTTGATCGGCGCGTCGCTGTCCTCGGCCAGCGCGAGCAGTTGCGTGACCGTCCGCTGCGCCAGCTTGTCGTTGATCTCGCCAGTGACGATCACGTTGCGGCTCTTGAAGAAGAGCGCCTCGATCGGTCCGGGCTGCTTGGGTTCTTCGCCCTTGCCGGGTTCTTCCAGAAGCCAGGTGTTCATGCGTGTGCCTTTCCTTGTCTGGGCATCAATAGACCACGACGCTGCGAATCGATTCACCCGCATGCATCAGGTCGAAGCCCTTGTTGATCTCGTCGAGCGAAAGCTTGTGGGTGATCATCGGGTCAATCTGGATCTTGCCCTCCATATACCAGTCGACGATCTTCGGCACGTCGGTTCGTCCGCGCGCGCCGCCGAAGGCGGTGCCTTTCCAGGTGCGGCCGGTGACGAGCTGGAACGGCCGCGTCGCGATCTCCTGTCCGGCGCCGGCGACGCCGATGATGATCGATTCGCCCCAGCCGCGATGGGCGCATTCGAGCGCCTGCCGCATGACCTTGACGTTGCCCGTGCAGTCGAAGGTGTAGTCGGCGCCGCCGATCTGGTCGGCCCCGCGCTTGGTCAGGTTGACGATCTCGGCGACGACGTTCTCGCAGTTTTTCGGATTGACGAAATGCGTCATGCCGAACTTCTCGCCCCATTCCTTCTTGTCGTCGTTGATGTCGACGCCGATGATCATGTCGGCGCCGGCGAGCCTCAGCCCCTGGATGACGTTGAGGCCGATGCCGCCGAGGCCGAAGACGGCCGCCGTCGACCCGATCTCAACCTTGGCGGTGTTGATGACGGCGCCGATGCCGGTGGTGACGCCGCAGCCGATGTAGCAGATCGTGTCGAAGGGCGCGTCGGGATTGACCTTCGCCACCGCGATCTCGGGCAGCACGGTGAAGTTCGAGAAGGTCGAGCAGCCCATGTAGTGGAACAGCTTTTCGCCGCCGATCGAGAAGCGGCTGGAACCGTCGGGCATGAGCCCCTGGCCCTGGGTGGAGCGGATGGCGGTGCAAAGATTGGTCTTGCGCGACAGGCAGGAGGGGCACTGTCGGCATTCGGGCGTGTAGAGCGGGATGACGTGGTCTCCCTTCTTCACCGAGGTGACGCCCGGCCCGACGTCGACGACCACGCCCGCGCCCTCGTGGCCGAGGATTGCGGGAAACAGGCCTTCGGGATCGGCACCCGATAGGGTGAATTCGTCGGTGTGGCAGATCCCGGTCGCCTTGACCTCGACCAGCACCTCGCCTTCGCGCGGCCCTTCGAGGTCCACCTCCATGATCTCCAGCGGTTTTCCGGCAGCTGTGGCGACGGCGGCGCGTGTCTTCATGGGCGGTCCCTCCTGGTCTGCGATTTGCGCGGCAAGATTTCAGGAATTCCACGGGCGGGCAAGCCCATGCCGGGGAACCAGTCCGGGGCGGCCGCGTTACGGCCGGGTTCCGGCATCAATCCGTCACCGAACGGACATCGTCGGGTCATGCGGATTGGCTAAGTCCCCCTCGGCGGGGGCGGCCCGGGAGAGACGACATGCACTGCAATACGACCATAGACGAACTGCTCAGCGAGCCCATCATCCGCAAACTCATGGCAAGCGACGGTATCAAGGCCGAGGACATCCGGTCGCTGTTGGACGAGGCAAAGGCGCGTGCCAACATCACGACATCGGCCGGCGCGATCAAGTTGCCGCGGCCGGCGACTTCCGTGATGGAAATCGCGGGCTAGCGCCCTTCGCGGTTCAGCCGCACCAGCTTTCCTTGCGGCCTCGCCATTCGTGGGCGAGGCCATCGGCGACGAGGATTTCGCCGATCGAGCGGCCGTCGCGGTGCACCGTCCGCAGTTTGCGGCCGTAGCGGTCTTCGTCGCGATCGGCGCGCCGCAGTTCGAAGGGGCCGTCGTTGAGGAGGGTCTGCAGGCGATGCGTCGCCTCGTCGGCCAGCCGCTTTTCGGAGGCGCAGGCAGGACCGCTGACCTCCGGCGTGTCGATGTCTGCAATGCGGATCTTCACCCCGTCCATCCAGAACGTGTCTCCGTCGACCACGCAATCGATCCGGGCCGCTGATCCGCAGATCGAAAACCGCTTCTCGATCAGGTGACCCGAAGGCAGGCGCGCGGTCTCCCTGTCCGGACCCCGAAGCGCGACGTCGCCGCGCAAGGGCTGCTCCGCTTTGCCCGGCTCGAAATAGCCCACCAGATCGGGCGTCGGCGCAGCACCGGCGAGAAATGGAAGCGCGGCGGCGGCGAGGATGACGGCCAGGACCAGGAAGCCGAAGGACAGCGACATTCCCGGCTTGTAGGGAGCCCGCTTGGGAGGCGCCTGCCGGGGCCGGGGCCGCGATTTGCCGGACACTCCGCCGGTCGGCCTGTCGTTCCTCGATCCGAATTTCTCGCCAGCCATCCGCGCCCTCGTTTCAGGTCGGGCGCATCCTGTCTCGTCGAAGCTAGGGATCGGTTAACGTCGGCCTAATTATTTTAGAGATCGCTGATCGAAATGGGGCAGCGAGGCCCGGGGGGAGGTCATCTTTTCGAGTCCGGCAGGAGCGAACCGCGCGAATTTCGTTCGGATTCAGTCTTTGTTGGTAATTTCCTGTTCACTTCGATGGAGAGTGCGTGCGGCGTCCGGCCCGCGTCCACCCGAACAGTGCCTGAGTCCGGGGTTTTCATGCGTACGTCTCGACTAGCGACGATCCTGCTTGCCAGCGCCATCCTGACCGGTTGCACCAGAAGCGCCGGGCTCGAAGACCTGGTTCCGCGTCCCTCGATGGAGGTGACGAATTCGATCTCCCGCCCCGACGCTCCCGTTGCCGAAGCGAACGAAACGGCGTCCCAGGATGAACCCGCCGGGACCGGTGGAGAGGCGTCCGCGCCCGTGGTGGAGGCGGCGCTGGTCGCGCCCGACAAGCCGTCCCCTGCGGCAAAGGCGCTGCTGGACGGCACGGTTCATCCGCAGCGCTTCCGCGACGCCCACCCGATCAATTTCGGCAAGGCCTCGCCGCGCAACCTCGCCGTTCACGGGGTCGATGTCTCGCGCTGGCAGGGCAACATCGACTGGCCGAAGCTGAGGACGCAAGGGGCGAACTTCGTCTGGATCAAGGCCACGGATGGCGGCGACCATCTCGATCCGATGTTCCGGCGCAACTGGAATGCCGCCGCCCTGGCCGGCGTGCCGCGCGGCGCCTACCATTTCTTCTACTGGTGCCGCACCGCATCCTCGCAGGCCGACTGGTTCATCCGCAACGTGCCGAAGACCAAGGGTGCCCTGCCGCCGGTGCTCGACGTCGAATGGAACCACCTGTCCGAATGCAAGAAGCGGCCCTCGCGCGAGCAGGTGCTGGAGAAGATGCAGGTCTTCATGGACAGGCTGGAGAAGCACTACGGGCAGCGGCCCATCATCTACACCGCGCCCGACTTCTACCGCGACAACCTGAAAGGCGCATTCCCGAACCATCCCTTCTGGCTGCGCTCGGTCGCCGCGCATCCGTCCAAGGTCTATCCAGGCCGCGACTGGGTGTTCTGGCAGTATTCGGGCTCCGGTCTGTCGCACGGGGTGGACGAGCGCATCGATTTGAACGTCTTCGTCGGCTCGGAAGGTCAGTGGCGCAAGTGGCTCGCCGCCAACGCGGGGTAGGCGGATCTCTCCGATGGGCTACGGGCGCGACTTATCGCCGCCACGCCCGCGAATGCGTCTGGCATTTGAGGTCCCATCTCCCAAGGGAGGCGGTGCGCGCGCTGGCGGACGGTCCGACAGCGCTGTTTTTCTAAAACGATGCCCGGCAGACGCGCACCGCCGACGCTGCTGCCCCCCTCTGACTCACCCTGTGCCCAAAGGCCGTGGGTCGCCAGCACCGGAGGGGCCGGGACCGTGGGGCCTTGCCGAGGCAATCCCCGACCCCGCCAACCGGACGAGGCCAATCCCGCACGCCGCCACGTCCCCCTGGTCGGCCCGGCAGCCACCCAAGGCCCGGCGGACGTGACGGAGCGCATGATGCGGCATGGCCGGGGTGCGTGGACAAGAATCTGCGAGACCGGCGGTCGGCGCCGGGGGGCCGGCAGCCGGATCAAGGGGTTGGCGCGCGGAACGACCTGGATTAGTCGCTGGTTTGTCCACGTGTCAGCTCGCGCGGCGCGCCGGGTCGGGGCCGACGATGAGCGACGCGCCCGTCACTGCACGACGAAAAACGTCCCGACGTCAGCGCAGGATGCCCCCGGCGGCCAGCCGGCGGCGCCCGTGGCTATCCCAGCCGGTAGACGCGCGCCGCTGTGTCGTGGAACAGGTTCGCCTGGTCGGCCTCGCTGAATTTTTCCGCCGCGGCGCGATGCGCCTGCATCAGGTCGGCGTAGCTGGTCCAGAGTTTCTCGATCGGGAAGTTTGAGCCGAACATCAGCCGCTCGCTGCCAAAGATTTCCATCGAAGCGTCGTAGATCGTGGAGATCAGCGCGGCGTCGTTGCCATGGACGAAGGTGCCGAGGCCGGAGAGTTTTGCGCTGAGATTGGGCGCCTGCGCCAGCGTCCGCAGCCCTTCCTTCCATTCCTCGACCGTACGGTCGTCGCTTGCGGTCAGCATGCCGACATGGGTGAGGATGAAATCGGTCTCGGGGTGTTCGCCGACGAGGTCGAGCCCATGGCGCATCTGGCCGGGGAAGAGCTGCAGGTCGAAGGACAGGCCGTAGTCCTTCAGGCGCCCGACATTCGCGCGCACCTTCGGATCGATCACCTGTCGCGCGTCCGCAGCGAAGCGGAAGGCGCTGTTTTCGTGCCAGTGCAGCTGCATGCGGATGCCGCGCAGCAGGGGGTATTTCCTCAGCCGTTCGAGTTGCGGGCGCACGTCGTCCACGGTCATGTCGGCATAGCCGACGATGGCGTGCGGCCAGCCGGTGCGATCGGCGGTCTCGCTGACGAATGCGACCTCCTTTTCGAAGTCCTCCTTCGCCCAGTTGGTCTGCACGTAGACGGCCCGGGTAACGCCGAGCCCTTCGCGGTCGGCGAGAAATTCCTCCATCGGATAGTCGCGGCGGATCGGTTCGTAGGGACCGAAGATGCGCGGCACCATCGCGCCGACGAGCCAGGGCTGGTCCGCCTGCCGCCAGATGTGGAAGTGCGAATCGATCACGTTCTGCATCACGACGCCTTTCGCCAGATCGTCTCGGCCGCCGGCGCGGGCCGGGCCAAAGAGAGGATGAAACGGGTGAGGGCCTCGAGCGAGGATCCGTCTACCAGATCGTCGAGGAAGGGCAGCACGGCCCGGAGGGCCGCCGTCTCGGGGCGGAAGCGCGGATCGGCGGCGAGCGGCGTGCAGAGCGACAGCCGGTGCGCCCGTGTCGAGAGCCGGCGCAGCGCGATTTCCATCTCGGCATGACCGCCGCGCTCCAGCCCGTCGGTCAGGAGTACGACCGACGCGCCGCGCGCGAAGGCAGCGAAGCGCGGGATGGCGAGGAAGGCGGCGAGCGCCGGCCCGATGCGCGTGCCGCCGTCCCAGTCCTCGACGAAGCCTGCGGCGCGCGCGAGCGCGGCGTCGCGGTCGGCAGCCTTGAGCGACGGCGTGATGCGGGTGAGGCGGGTGCCGATGGTGAAAATTTCGGCGCGCTCGGCGTGCCGCACGATCGTGTGGGCGAGATCGAGATGGTCCGCGGTATGCTGCTTCATCGACCCCGAGATGTCGATCAGCAGAAGCAGCTTGCGCTGCACGAGCGGGCGACGGCGCTTCGGCGGCTTCGGGATGTCGCCGTCGGTCCGCGCGATGGCTCGCAGCGAACGCCGCAGGTCCGGTTCGCCGCGCGAGCGGGTCCGCACGCTGCGTAGCGAGCGGCGCACGGGCAGGGCAGTGGGCAGTGCCCGGCCAAACGCGGCGAGCGTGGAGCCCCTGCCGGCAAAACGCCGCGCGCCCAACCGCTCGGCGCCCGAGGAGAGGGCGCCGCCCTTCTCCGACCGCGGTTCCTCCGCCTCCTGCTCGGGGGCCGCGTTGCCGTCCTTGACGCGGGTTTCATCGTCGCTGTCGCCTTCCGCCGCGAGTTCGGCGTCGCCCCAGAACCAGGCGCGGAACAGGGCGTCGAAATCGCCGCGACGATCCGGCTGCGGCGCCAGTGTCGCCAGCGCCGCCTGTCGGATATCCTCCATGGAGCGGGGGCCGAGCAGCGTCACGCCGCGCAGGAGGGCAATCGACTGCTCCGGCGCGACCGCGAAGCCGGCGGAGCGCAGCAGGCGTGCGAAGCCGAGAAGGTGATCGGCGGCTGGGGCAAGCTGGCTCACGACAGTGCGTCCTCGACGATTTTGTCGAAGTCCGGCGCCAGATAGGCGAGGTCTTCCTCGTCCTTGACGAGTACGCCGATGGCGCGGCGGAAGGCTTCGGGCCAAGGGCTGCCGCCTTTTTCCAGTACGGTGGCGGCATTGGCCCATTCGATCGCCTCGGAGATGCCCGGCGGCTTGGCGAGCGGCCGGGCGCGAATGTCGCGCACCGCGCGCGCGACGGCCCGGGCCGTCGCCTCGGCGACGTCGCCGGCGCGGAGCGCGATGATGCGGGCCTCGCGCTCGGCGTCGGGATAGCCGATCCAGTGGTACACGCAGCGCCGGCGCAGCGCCTCGGCCAGGTCGCGGGTGCGGTTGGAGGTGAGGATGACGACCGGACGCGCGGCGGCGGCGAGCGTGCCGCGCTCGGGGATGGTGATCTGGAAGTCCGACAGGAATTCCAGCAACAGCGCCTCGAACTCGTGGTCGCTGCGGTCGATCTCGTCGACCAGAAGCACGCTCGCATCGGGCTTGCGCAGCACCTTAAGCAGCGGCCGTTCGATCAGGAAACGGTCGTCGTAGATGTCGATCTCGTGCTCGCCCGCCTGCCGGATGGCGAGAAGCTGGCGCTGGTAGTTCCATTCGTAGAGTGCATGCGCGGCGTCGATGCCCTCGTAGCACTGGAGACGGACCAGCTCGGACCCGAGCATGCGGGCGATCACCTTGGCAGCTTCCGTCTTGCCGACACCGGGCGCGCCTTCGAGAAGCAGCGGCTTGCCGAGGCGTATGGCGAGG
This region includes:
- a CDS encoding ATP-dependent Clp protease proteolytic subunit; its protein translation is MNTWLLEEPGKGEEPKQPGPIEALFFKSRNVIVTGEINDKLAQRTVTQLLALAEDSDAPINMFISSPGGHVESGDMVHDIIKFIRPTVRTIGSGWVASAGALIFVGAKLENRYCLPNTRFLLHEPSGGVRGSASDIAIQAEQVIRMRERFAKLFGTATGQPPEKIMKDIHRDFWLTTEEALAYGLLGSVINTVDELK
- a CDS encoding S-(hydroxymethyl)glutathione dehydrogenase/class III alcohol dehydrogenase; this encodes MKTRAAVATAAGKPLEIMEVDLEGPREGEVLVEVKATGICHTDEFTLSGADPEGLFPAILGHEGAGVVVDVGPGVTSVKKGDHVIPLYTPECRQCPSCLSRKTNLCTAIRSTQGQGLMPDGSSRFSIGGEKLFHYMGCSTFSNFTVLPEIAVAKVNPDAPFDTICYIGCGVTTGIGAVINTAKVEIGSTAAVFGLGGIGLNVIQGLRLAGADMIIGVDINDDKKEWGEKFGMTHFVNPKNCENVVAEIVNLTKRGADQIGGADYTFDCTGNVKVMRQALECAHRGWGESIIIGVAGAGQEIATRPFQLVTGRTWKGTAFGGARGRTDVPKIVDWYMEGKIQIDPMITHKLSLDEINKGFDLMHAGESIRSVVVY
- a CDS encoding thermonuclease family protein yields the protein MAGEKFGSRNDRPTGGVSGKSRPRPRQAPPKRAPYKPGMSLSFGFLVLAVILAAAALPFLAGAAPTPDLVGYFEPGKAEQPLRGDVALRGPDRETARLPSGHLIEKRFSICGSAARIDCVVDGDTFWMDGVKIRIADIDTPEVSGPACASEKRLADEATHRLQTLLNDGPFELRRADRDEDRYGRKLRTVHRDGRSIGEILVADGLAHEWRGRKESWCG
- a CDS encoding GH25 family lysozyme — translated: MRTSRLATILLASAILTGCTRSAGLEDLVPRPSMEVTNSISRPDAPVAEANETASQDEPAGTGGEASAPVVEAALVAPDKPSPAAKALLDGTVHPQRFRDAHPINFGKASPRNLAVHGVDVSRWQGNIDWPKLRTQGANFVWIKATDGGDHLDPMFRRNWNAAALAGVPRGAYHFFYWCRTASSQADWFIRNVPKTKGALPPVLDVEWNHLSECKKRPSREQVLEKMQVFMDRLEKHYGQRPIIYTAPDFYRDNLKGAFPNHPFWLRSVAAHPSKVYPGRDWVFWQYSGSGLSHGVDERIDLNVFVGSEGQWRKWLAANAG
- a CDS encoding amidohydrolase family protein, which translates into the protein MQNVIDSHFHIWRQADQPWLVGAMVPRIFGPYEPIRRDYPMEEFLADREGLGVTRAVYVQTNWAKEDFEKEVAFVSETADRTGWPHAIVGYADMTVDDVRPQLERLRKYPLLRGIRMQLHWHENSAFRFAADARQVIDPKVRANVGRLKDYGLSFDLQLFPGQMRHGLDLVGEHPETDFILTHVGMLTASDDRTVEEWKEGLRTLAQAPNLSAKLSGLGTFVHGNDAALISTIYDASMEIFGSERLMFGSNFPIEKLWTSYADLMQAHRAAAEKFSEADQANLFHDTAARVYRLG
- a CDS encoding vWA domain-containing protein, translating into MSQLAPAADHLLGFARLLRSAGFAVAPEQSIALLRGVTLLGPRSMEDIRQAALATLAPQPDRRGDFDALFRAWFWGDAELAAEGDSDDETRVKDGNAAPEQEAEEPRSEKGGALSSGAERLGARRFAGRGSTLAAFGRALPTALPVRRSLRSVRTRSRGEPDLRRSLRAIARTDGDIPKPPKRRRPLVQRKLLLLIDISGSMKQHTADHLDLAHTIVRHAERAEIFTIGTRLTRITPSLKAADRDAALARAAGFVEDWDGGTRIGPALAAFLAIPRFAAFARGASVVLLTDGLERGGHAEMEIALRRLSTRAHRLSLCTPLAADPRFRPETAALRAVLPFLDDLVDGSSLEALTRFILSLARPAPAAETIWRKAS
- a CDS encoding AAA family ATPase → MSRIESIAPSPEAVAESLAEQRYVADEGLATAIFLAIRLGKPLLLEGAPGVGKTEAAKVIARMLGSELVRLQCYEGIDAAHALYEWNYQRQLLAIRQAGEHEIDIYDDRFLIERPLLKVLRKPDASVLLVDEIDRSDHEFEALLLEFLSDFQITIPERGTLAAAARPVVILTSNRTRDLAEALRRRCVYHWIGYPDAEREARIIALRAGDVAEATARAVARAVRDIRARPLAKPPGISEAIEWANAATVLEKGGSPWPEAFRRAIGVLVKDEEDLAYLAPDFDKIVEDALS